From Virgibacillus natechei, the proteins below share one genomic window:
- a CDS encoding glycine betaine ABC transporter substrate-binding protein, giving the protein MISLSKKWGILVSISIVLLLVGCQEETSGNAAEETNDAAEIEEIVGIEPGSGTMNIAEETMEEYDLSVELTPSSEAAMLSELERAIESQEPIVVTLWQPHWSFREHDLKFLEDPKETLGASENIHTMVREGLEDEQISAYQLLDNFYWEIEDMNKVMSNFRDDDVEPREAAAEWIENNRDEVDAWIEDIEAVEDETIELAYVNWDTETASTNVVALVLEELGYDVELTMVDMGVAFQALSSGDVDGMLIAWLPVGAASYYEEYQDEIVDLGPNLEGAQQGFVVPEYMDIDSIEDLPTN; this is encoded by the coding sequence CTGCAGAAGAAACGAATGATGCAGCTGAAATTGAGGAAATTGTCGGAATTGAGCCAGGATCAGGGACGATGAATATCGCCGAAGAGACAATGGAAGAATACGACTTAAGTGTTGAACTGACCCCAAGTTCGGAAGCAGCCATGCTATCGGAATTGGAACGTGCGATAGAAAGCCAAGAACCGATTGTTGTCACGCTTTGGCAACCACACTGGTCGTTTAGAGAACATGACTTGAAATTTTTAGAGGATCCAAAAGAAACACTTGGTGCATCCGAAAATATACATACGATGGTCAGAGAAGGCCTTGAGGATGAACAGATTTCAGCTTACCAATTATTGGACAACTTTTACTGGGAAATAGAAGACATGAATAAGGTTATGTCAAACTTTAGAGACGATGATGTTGAACCGCGTGAAGCAGCCGCGGAATGGATCGAAAACAATCGGGATGAAGTTGACGCTTGGATTGAAGATATCGAAGCCGTTGAAGATGAGACAATCGAGCTGGCCTACGTTAATTGGGATACAGAAACCGCATCAACGAATGTCGTTGCGCTTGTTCTTGAAGAATTGGGCTACGATGTCGAGTTGACGATGGTTGATATGGGTGTCGCATTTCAAGCCCTCTCCAGTGGCGATGTTGATGGTATGTTAATTGCCTGGCTCCCTGTGGGCGCAGCTTCCTATTATGAAGAGTATCAAGACGAAATCGTCGACTTGGGCCCGAATTTGGAGGGCGCACAACAAGGCTTTGTTGTACCAGAATATATGGATATTGACAGTATTGAAGATTTACCGACTAATTAA
- a CDS encoding SAM hydrolase/SAM-dependent halogenase family protein, translating to MSRNLVIQTDFGTSDGAVSAMYGVAISVESSLRIFDLTHDIPQYNIWEASYRLYQTIAYWPEETVFISVVDPGVGSSRRSVVARTVDNQYIVTPDNGTLTHIKESIGIKEARVIDEKMNRLPRSGESYTFHGRDVYAYTGARLASGVITFEKVGPSIDAGDIIALTKPEAFMEGGVIYGNIDILDVQFGNLWTNISRELFNEAIIEYGDSFEVTIANNRRQVYKNSMTYGRSFADSHLGEPLLYVNSLDNLGVAINQGSFAKAYHIETGANWRIIIRKAG from the coding sequence ATGAGTAGGAATTTAGTAATTCAAACAGATTTTGGGACTAGTGACGGTGCGGTTAGTGCAATGTATGGGGTGGCTATTTCTGTGGAATCATCGCTTCGAATATTCGATCTTACACATGACATCCCGCAATATAATATCTGGGAGGCATCTTACCGGCTTTATCAGACAATAGCCTATTGGCCAGAAGAAACTGTATTTATTTCCGTGGTCGATCCAGGGGTTGGAAGTTCAAGACGAAGCGTTGTCGCGAGGACCGTTGATAATCAATATATTGTAACACCCGATAACGGGACACTTACCCATATTAAAGAATCGATCGGCATTAAGGAAGCAAGGGTAATTGATGAGAAAATGAACCGGTTGCCGAGATCAGGCGAATCATATACATTTCATGGCCGTGATGTTTATGCATATACAGGAGCACGATTGGCTTCAGGTGTCATTACCTTTGAAAAAGTGGGGCCTTCCATCGATGCGGGTGATATTATTGCATTAACCAAACCCGAGGCTTTTATGGAAGGTGGCGTTATCTATGGCAATATCGATATATTGGATGTTCAATTTGGTAATTTATGGACAAATATAAGCAGAGAATTATTTAATGAAGCTATTATAGAATATGGTGATTCGTTTGAAGTTACCATTGCAAATAATCGAAGGCAAGTATACAAAAATAGTATGACATATGGACGTTCCTTTGCTGATAGCCACCTTGGTGAACCGTTATTATATGTTAATTCATTAGATAATTTGGGTGTAGCCATTAACCAAGGTTCCTTTGCAAAAGCATATCATATCGAAACTGGAGCTAATTGGCGGATTATTATTCGGAAGGCGGGGTGA
- a CDS encoding type II toxin-antitoxin system prevent-host-death family antitoxin, with the protein MIVSSTELQNNFGKYLLFAAKEEVIVTKNGIEIAKLQQIKGNTEATLQESIVKEMPMPYHTKPKKATYEEFQELTRNEENRYEYIDGKIYLLASPRTGHQYAAGMLFGNFFNHFQGSSCTPFTAPYDIHLKRPNQDNTNVVQPDLMIICDLDDHLNDQDYYTGVPSLVVEILSECTQGKDLVKKLDLYMECGVGEYWIVDPSEKKVIIYQFRDREIKQTVMCKPPETAKSFLFEGLSVELGRIFK; encoded by the coding sequence ATGATCGTCAGTTCAACCGAATTGCAGAATAACTTTGGAAAATATTTGCTGTTTGCGGCAAAAGAGGAAGTCATCGTCACCAAAAACGGTATCGAGATTGCGAAATTGCAACAGATAAAGGGAAACACTGAGGCAACATTGCAGGAAAGTATCGTGAAGGAAATGCCTATGCCTTATCATACGAAACCAAAAAAGGCGACGTATGAGGAATTTCAGGAATTAACGCGCAATGAAGAGAACCGGTATGAATATATTGACGGAAAGATTTATTTACTTGCCTCGCCCAGGACAGGACATCAATACGCTGCTGGCATGTTGTTTGGTAACTTCTTTAATCATTTTCAAGGCAGTTCATGCACGCCGTTTACAGCACCCTATGATATTCATCTCAAGCGGCCAAACCAAGATAATACCAATGTTGTGCAACCCGATTTAATGATCATTTGCGATTTGGATGATCATCTGAACGACCAGGACTATTATACGGGGGTTCCATCTCTTGTGGTTGAAATCTTATCAGAATGTACACAAGGCAAGGATCTGGTCAAGAAGCTGGACCTTTATATGGAATGTGGCGTCGGCGAGTATTGGATTGTAGATCCATCTGAAAAGAAAGTAATCATTTATCAGTTTCGGGACCGCGAAATCAAACAAACTGTCATGTGCAAACCACCCGAGACTGCAAAATCATTTCTTTTCGAAGGACTTTCTGTGGAGCTTGGGCGGATATTTAAGTAG
- a CDS encoding Abi family protein produces MYIQNTTIEEIYSLFTFDRELRNLFLKYLLIFENSMKSKVSYRFSEKFKEPHAYLLWNSYSSSNLNQVLNLIAIISNKIKHKSSDKNNNSIKHYGI; encoded by the coding sequence ATGTACATACAAAATACTACAATTGAGGAAATATATAGCCTGTTTACATTTGACCGAGAACTAAGAAACTTATTTTTAAAGTATCTACTAATCTTCGAAAACAGTATGAAGTCTAAAGTTTCTTATCGATTTAGCGAAAAATTTAAAGAGCCTCATGCTTATCTTCTCTGGAACAGTTACTCCAGTTCAAACTTAAACCAGGTACTAAATCTTATTGCTATAATATCAAATAAAATCAAACATAAGTCTTCCGATAAAAATAACAATTCTATTAAACATTATGGGATTTGA
- a CDS encoding carbon-nitrogen hydrolase family protein, whose translation MYPDEITESDKFAILPDELTRGGSCIVDSLGDYLAEPVFGKEKIIYADLDLDKIAERNFDFYVVGHYSRPDVFQLKVNEKSRRMRKG comes from the coding sequence ATGTACCCAGATGAAATAACTGAAAGTGATAAATTTGCTATTTTACCAGATGAGTTAACCAGGGGTGGTAGCTGCATTGTTGATTCGCTTGGCGATTATCTGGCAGAGCCCGTATTTGGAAAGGAAAAAATCATTTATGCTGATTTGGACCTTGATAAGATTGCCGAAAGAAACTTTGATTTTTATGTAGTGGGACATTATTCAAGACCAGATGTTTTTCAATTGAAGGTTAATGAAAAAAGCAGAAGAATGAGAAAGGGATGA
- the betA gene encoding choline dehydrogenase, which translates to MNQSYDYIIVGSGSAGSILGNRLSADGSKSVLVLEAGRSDYPWDLFIQMPAALMFPAGNPLYDWIYKTDPEPYMDGRRVGHARGKVLGGSSSINGMIYQRGNPMDYERWGADPGMEKWDFAHCLPYFKRLENAVDSPNDDLRGHDGPITLTRGPAVNPLFGAFFEAAEQAGYPRTSDVNSYQQEGFGPFDRHIYNGRRVSASRAYLRPAMKRENLTVLTQAFVTGVNMSGKKATGVTFTRHKKEHVVAAGEVILAGGAINTPQLLQLSGIGDAEHLRSLGIDPVMDLPGVGENLQDHLEAYIQHACPLPVSEQPSLNKLKMPWIGLQWILGRKGPAASSHFEGGGFIRSNDDVDYPNIMYHFLPLAVRYDGKKAKTAHGFQVHVGPMYSDSRGSLKIRSKNPAEHPSMVYNYLSTEQDRREWVEAVRRTREIISKPSLSAYNAGEISPGPSVETDEEILDWVKRDAETALHPCCTAKMGPDSDPMAVVDPDTMKVHGVANLRVVDASAMPYITNGNIHAPVLMLAEKAADLIIGREALAPEKVDFYRHEKDKSKEEAVHA; encoded by the coding sequence ATGAATCAATCTTATGATTATATCATTGTGGGAAGTGGCAGTGCGGGATCCATTCTGGGAAACCGATTGAGTGCGGATGGTTCAAAAAGTGTTTTGGTTTTAGAAGCCGGACGAAGTGATTATCCATGGGATCTGTTTATCCAGATGCCAGCCGCATTGATGTTTCCAGCAGGGAACCCCTTGTATGACTGGATTTATAAAACGGACCCTGAACCGTATATGGATGGGCGCCGTGTCGGTCACGCTAGAGGGAAGGTGCTGGGTGGTTCGAGCTCGATTAATGGCATGATTTATCAACGTGGCAACCCAATGGATTATGAACGCTGGGGGGCGGACCCAGGGATGGAAAAATGGGACTTTGCGCATTGTCTGCCGTACTTCAAGCGCCTGGAAAATGCGGTGGACTCCCCAAATGATGATCTTCGTGGTCATGACGGACCGATTACATTAACCCGTGGACCAGCTGTGAATCCGTTATTCGGCGCTTTTTTTGAAGCGGCGGAACAAGCGGGTTATCCACGAACATCGGATGTGAACAGTTATCAGCAAGAAGGGTTCGGGCCATTCGACAGGCATATCTATAATGGAAGACGCGTATCCGCTTCCCGTGCCTATTTGCGCCCGGCCATGAAGCGGGAAAATCTGACTGTTTTGACGCAGGCATTTGTCACCGGTGTGAACATGTCTGGCAAAAAAGCGACTGGTGTCACCTTCACGCGGCATAAGAAAGAACATGTTGTAGCTGCAGGGGAAGTCATTCTTGCGGGAGGGGCGATTAATACCCCACAATTGCTTCAGCTTTCCGGTATCGGCGACGCAGAACACCTCCGTTCACTAGGCATAGACCCCGTAATGGATCTTCCGGGAGTCGGAGAAAATCTGCAAGACCATCTTGAGGCTTATATTCAACATGCCTGTCCACTACCTGTTTCCGAGCAGCCTAGCTTAAACAAGTTAAAAATGCCTTGGATTGGCTTACAGTGGATACTTGGACGGAAAGGCCCCGCTGCCAGCAGTCATTTCGAAGGTGGCGGATTTATTCGGTCGAATGATGATGTGGATTACCCGAACATAATGTATCATTTCCTGCCGCTAGCCGTACGGTATGATGGGAAAAAGGCCAAAACAGCGCACGGATTCCAAGTGCATGTGGGTCCTATGTATTCCGACTCTCGCGGATCGCTTAAAATACGCTCTAAAAATCCAGCGGAACATCCAAGCATGGTATATAACTATCTATCGACCGAGCAGGATCGCCGGGAATGGGTAGAGGCTGTACGTCGAACAAGAGAGATCATTTCGAAACCATCTCTGTCCGCTTATAACGCCGGAGAAATCTCTCCAGGTCCTTCTGTGGAAACGGATGAAGAGATACTGGATTGGGTAAAGCGCGATGCGGAAACAGCGCTTCATCCATGCTGTACAGCAAAAATGGGGCCGGATTCGGATCCCATGGCCGTCGTTGATCCAGACACCATGAAGGTTCACGGCGTTGCTAATCTACGCGTAGTCGATGCGTCTGCGATGCCTTACATTACGAACGGCAATATCCACGCACCGGTGCTGATGTTAGCGGAAAAAGCCGCCGATTTAATAATTGGACGTGAAGCCCTTGCACCTGAAAAAGTGGACTTCTACCGTCATGAAAAAGATAAGTCTAAGGAAGAAGCCGTACATGCTTGA
- the betB gene encoding betaine-aldehyde dehydrogenase, giving the protein MFINGEWVEARSGQTRDIINPYNQAVIAKATEGQVADMQEAIAAARHAFDHGPWPQTPATDRGKIVQTIADFIQRDKAELAELESLDTGKTLEESRGDMDDITAVFRYYAELADKDGAETLDPPIANATSRVVREPVGVCGQITPWNYPLLQASWKLAPALVAGNTLIMKPSEITPLSSVKVFELMEEAGVPRGVVNLVLGSGNTVGAELSAHQDVDLISFTGGIETGKRIMQAASSNMKNIALELGGKNPNIVFADADFETAVDQAMNAVFFHAGQVCSAGTRLIVEESIHDALVKELVERVRKIKLGDGFDETTQMGPLISAEHLNKVRRYVETGRKEGATVAVGGERPDDPELNDGFFYLPTVLTDCTTDMDVVQEEGFGPVITVETFSSEDEAVKLANDSIYGLSGGVFTNDIGKAERCVKKMRMGTVWINEVNFYFPQAPWGGYKQSGIGRELGKVGLEEYTETKHIYQNLKPGPVNWFG; this is encoded by the coding sequence ATGTTTATCAATGGAGAATGGGTCGAGGCCCGGAGTGGACAGACCCGAGACATTATCAATCCCTATAATCAAGCGGTCATTGCCAAAGCAACTGAAGGACAGGTAGCAGATATGCAAGAAGCTATAGCTGCAGCACGTCATGCATTTGACCATGGACCGTGGCCGCAGACGCCTGCAACCGATCGAGGCAAAATTGTTCAAACAATAGCTGATTTTATCCAGCGGGACAAAGCGGAATTAGCAGAGCTTGAATCGCTTGATACGGGGAAAACACTGGAAGAAAGCCGTGGCGATATGGATGATATTACAGCTGTTTTCCGTTATTACGCGGAATTAGCGGATAAAGATGGGGCTGAAACACTGGATCCGCCGATTGCCAATGCCACAAGCAGGGTTGTTCGTGAACCTGTTGGGGTATGCGGTCAGATTACACCATGGAACTATCCGCTCCTGCAGGCATCATGGAAATTAGCGCCAGCGCTTGTTGCCGGGAATACGCTCATTATGAAACCGAGTGAAATCACGCCGCTTTCATCGGTTAAGGTATTCGAATTAATGGAAGAGGCAGGTGTTCCACGGGGTGTTGTTAACTTAGTGCTCGGTTCGGGAAATACGGTAGGTGCCGAACTTTCTGCTCATCAGGATGTGGATCTGATATCGTTTACAGGCGGCATTGAAACTGGCAAACGTATTATGCAGGCAGCCAGTTCCAATATGAAAAACATCGCCCTTGAACTCGGTGGCAAAAATCCCAATATCGTATTCGCGGATGCCGATTTCGAGACCGCTGTCGATCAGGCGATGAATGCCGTTTTCTTTCATGCCGGCCAAGTCTGTTCAGCAGGTACGCGGCTGATCGTGGAAGAAAGTATTCATGATGCGTTAGTCAAAGAACTGGTGGAGCGCGTCCGCAAAATTAAGCTTGGAGACGGATTTGATGAAACAACCCAAATGGGACCTTTAATTTCAGCGGAACATTTAAACAAAGTGAGGCGTTACGTGGAAACAGGACGAAAAGAAGGGGCAACCGTCGCGGTAGGAGGCGAGCGTCCGGACGATCCAGAATTGAATGACGGATTTTTCTACCTGCCGACTGTTTTGACCGACTGCACGACCGATATGGATGTGGTGCAAGAAGAAGGGTTCGGCCCGGTCATCACCGTGGAAACATTTTCCAGTGAAGATGAAGCGGTAAAACTGGCGAATGACTCTATTTATGGTCTCTCTGGCGGTGTTTTTACCAATGACATTGGCAAAGCTGAACGCTGCGTGAAAAAAATGCGAATGGGTACGGTTTGGATTAACGAGGTTAATTTTTATTTCCCTCAGGCACCGTGGGGCGGTTATAAACAGTCTGGTATCGGCCGTGAGCTCGGTAAAGTCGGCCTGGAGGAATACACCGAAACGAAACATATTTATCAAAATCTCAAGCCGGGACCAGTGAATTGGTTTGGCTAA
- the cudC gene encoding choline uptake/conversion transcriptional regulator CudC: MEHNPKILNQASAAEKINQAENNMINTIAETMDLYGVTSSVGRLYATLYFQHEPMTLDGMKDKLGMSKPSMSTSVRKLQDIDIVQKVWQKGTRKDYFVAEKDYFQYFKKFFCKKWERETNMFLGSIDYAQKQLAEVLDQSDIEEHLQQKAQLDYDQLEEARKYYHWLQRLIRSIESNEIYDYLPKEMPDDV; this comes from the coding sequence ATGGAACACAACCCTAAAATCTTGAATCAGGCGTCTGCCGCGGAAAAAATCAACCAAGCCGAAAACAATATGATCAATACCATTGCCGAAACGATGGACCTTTATGGGGTGACATCCTCAGTCGGGCGTTTATATGCTACATTATATTTTCAGCACGAACCGATGACCCTGGATGGAATGAAAGATAAACTCGGGATGAGCAAACCAAGCATGAGTACCTCCGTACGAAAACTCCAAGACATCGACATTGTCCAGAAAGTATGGCAAAAAGGCACAAGAAAGGATTATTTTGTTGCCGAGAAGGATTATTTTCAATACTTTAAGAAATTTTTCTGCAAAAAATGGGAACGTGAAACCAACATGTTTCTTGGCAGCATTGATTACGCACAAAAACAGTTGGCTGAAGTATTGGACCAATCCGATATTGAGGAGCACTTGCAACAAAAAGCCCAATTAGATTACGATCAATTGGAAGAAGCCAGAAAATATTACCATTGGTTGCAGCGACTGATCCGATCCATTGAGTCAAATGAAATCTATGACTACCTTCCGAAAGAAATGCCAGACGACGTATAA